The following are encoded in a window of Brachyhypopomus gauderio isolate BG-103 chromosome 18, BGAUD_0.2, whole genome shotgun sequence genomic DNA:
- the foxi3a gene encoding forkhead box protein I3-A, which translates to MTSFVPQAMSPQFDNMGQESQEYSLYNDSFYTPPPLPSPQQPSACDLVDYSPPCNPYLWFSGTGLNTAASLGGASLPYGMQRPYIGSGGIGATEGPFSWFPMPSQEDLMKLVRPPYSYSALIAMAINGAPNHRLTLSQIYQYVADNFPFYNKTKAGWQNSIRHNLSLNDCFMKVPRDDDDPGKGNYWTLDPNCEKMFDNGNFRRKRKRKSDSLPENEGKSYAATDSTGTSPKHQNNPSHEPEKGHSPVSVGSATCLNGFLSHINEVTSGSSNVRDSVLLPSLPLGLSMDTQRASPTGGYGQYSPGATVPQWEAQAPPPSQSNLSGSPTPYTGSYSDSILSQFSSNLYPGLESAGMVYPREGTEV; encoded by the exons ATGACATCGTTTGTACCACAAGCCATGTCACCCCAGTTTGACAATATGGGGCAGGAATCCCAAGAATACAGCCTGTACAATGACAGCTTCTACACCCCTCCGCCTCTGCCGAGCCCACAGCAGCCGTCTGCCTGTGACCTGGTGGACTACAGCCCGCCTTGCAATCCTTATCTGTGGTTCAGTGGCACTGGCCTTAATACAGCAGCCAGTCTTGGGGGAGCTTCTCTTCCCTATGGAATGCAGAGACCCTACATTGGATCAGGAGGAATAGGGGCCACAGAAGGACCTTTCAGCTGGTTTCCCATGCCTTCTCAAGAGGATCTGATGAAACTTGTCAGGCCCCCTTATTCTTACTCAGCTCTGATTGCCATGGCAATAAATGGAGCTCCAAATCACAGACTCACTCTCAGCCAGATCTACCAGTATGTGGCGGACAACTTTCCATTCTACAACAAGACCAAAGCTGGCTGGCAGAACTCCATTCGGCATAATCTCTCACTCAATGACTGCTTCATGAAGGTTCCCAGGGATGATGACGATCCAG gAAAGGGAAACTACTGGACTCTGGACCCTAACTGTGAGAAGATGTTTGATAATGGAAATTTCCGTcgtaagagaaagagaaaatctGATTCTCTGCCTGAAAATGAGGGGAAAAGCTATGCAGCAACAGACTCTACTGGAACCAGCCCAAAACACCAGAATAACCCCAGCCACGAACCAGAGAAAGGACATTCTCCAGTCTCTGTAGGCTCAGCCACCTGTCTTAATGGCTTCTTGTCTCACATAAATGAGGTGACCTCAGGTTCAAGTAATGTGCGAGACAGTGTTCTGCTCCCCTCTTTGCCCCTGGGCCTGTCAATGGACACCCAAAGGGCTTCTCCAACAGGAGGCTATGGCCAGTACTCTCCAGGTGCCACAGTACCACAGTGGGAGGCCcaggctcctcctccatctcagtCCAATCTCTCTGGCTCACCTACCCCCTACACAGGCAGTTACAGTGACTCAATCCTCAGTCAGTTCAGCAGCAACCTTTACCCAGGCCTGGAATCTGCTGGCATGGTGTATCCACGGGAAGGCACAGAGGTGTAG